GATCATGACCGCATTGCGGCACGGCGCGATTGAAGTACAGCAAATCCCATGAAAGCCGACGGGATCGAGGGATTCCGAAGATGCGGCCGTTTCTGTCCTTCTGCACGTTCTCGCCCTTCCTTGAAGCAAGCGGCCGGTCAGAAGAAACGCTTAGAAGCCCGGCTTTTGTGCAAAGCCGGGCTTCTCATTCGGTTCGCGTCTGTGGCCGTTCGTCCGAGACTTTATAGAACTCTGATTAGCACAGGGCGGAGTCTACAAAATCTATCAGGCGAGGCGAACACCAGACTATTGTCTTTGTCGACTACCGCAGCGTATAGATTGCCGGATCGTCGATAATGAACGGCGTTGACCACGTACGACCATCGTTCATATTGACGGAATTGAAGAAGTGCGTGGCAAAGATCTCAGCACGATAGCTGTAAGGGAAGCTGGACAACAGGTGGTCTGACGGTCGCAGATCTTCGACACCTGGCTTTGCGTAATAGTGAACCATTCCGTCCGGTGAAACGGACATACCGAAAGTCCACCAGCCGGGCGTGAGTTTCACGCTTTGAACTTCGTGCCCCGTGGCGTTGCCGCGAATCAACAGCACAGCTTCATCCTGTTCAAACCGAGGATCGGTCTCGCTGTGGAACTCGAAGAAGAAGCCCGGCCAGTACGCTTCCTGTTCTTTCACCTTCCGACTAAAAATGAAACCTCGCTTCGATTCCGTGACAGTCGTCTTCACATCGATGCGGTAACCGAAATGGGCGCCGGAACGGTTTTCCCAGTTTTCAAATGGTGGCAACCAGATGCGGCAGGTGGCACTGGGACCGCGACCGACGTCAATGCCGCCAATTCGTGACGCACATTTCATCACGAAGTCGTCCTGCTCCATCTTGCGGCTCGGACGATGCGGAATGCCCGTATTCATGGTCTGCAGCTTCAACGCTCCCTGGCTTCCGGGAATGCCGCCGGCCGGTGTTGGCACGCGTTCAATTACATCAGGCTGGCCTCGCTTGGGACTTTCAAACCAGCGACCGTTGTTGGATGCTCCCAGAGGGCGGCGTTCGTTGTCGTCCTGTTCGCGGCTGGATTTTTCGCCTCGAGGGAACCATTGCCAGTTGGGATCTTCGAAATCATCACCGACCATCGTCTGACGAACGCCGGTTCCGGGCACAATCTGCCCGTCGGCTCGCGTAAAGAAGACCGGAATGGCGATCACAAAACACGTGAAGCGTAGAAGTCGAAGCGACATCATGTCGCGTCCTCTCTGTAAACGAAGTCTGATAGCGAAGCCTGATCCGGTGGACTCGTCCTTGCCCGGTCACCAACGCACGCCGCACAACCCGGTTGCGTCCCTGCAACGAAGCTGTGACTTGTGCGAGCCGAAAGAATGACATTGCCTGCTGAAAGAGTCGCATGATTCGACGAAACCGGCATCCTGCCTGCCTGTCGAGATGGCTTTCCAGCGTGTGCGGCACGCATTCTTTCTGCCAGAGGTATCGGAACTTATGTTGCAGGCAGCAAAGGCAAATCATTCCCTGAAACAGTGTCCATCCGTTCCTGTGACGCTCTATCCAAAACCCTTGCGCGGCCTGGCTAACCGGAATCTTTTAACATGGTGTCGCGTCGACGAGGTCAGCAGGAAACAGCAACCGACGCAGGCGTTCTGCAGAGTTTGCCGCATTCTTTTCGACCATCGTTGAACGGGCGTCAGCAATTCGAGACACTTCCGGATCTGTTGTTCGTTTTCTGGTGAACCCGCGATGCACGCCACCGACTTTCTTGCCAAACACAAAACGCTGCCCGACAAGCCGGTTGTTGTGCTTTACGGCAGCGAACGATTCTTGAAGCTGCAAGTGCTGAACATCGTGCCCGGATGTGGTGACGATGACGACGAAGAAGATGTCGCGTTAACGCGAGTCGCTGGCAAAGATGCCGATTTACGCAGCGTGTGCGACGAACTGCTGACGGTTTCGATGTTTGGCGATAAGCGAGTCGTACTGATCGAAGAAGCCGACGATTTCGTCTCAAAGAACAGGCCGGGCCTGGAAAAGTACGTCGCTAATCCATCGCAGTCGTCGCTGCTGGTTCTGGATGTGAAGTCCTGGCCCAAAAATACCAAGCTGGCGAAGGCCACGGCAAAGGTCGGCTTGAATCTGGAATGCAGCGAACTGAAGGGAGCAGCGCTGGCGAAATGGCTGGTAAAAACAGCACTGGACGTCCACGGCAAAAAAATCGACGGGCCCACCGCCGCGTTGGTTGTACAACTTGCCGGAGACAGCCTTGGCCTGCTGCAACAGGAACTGAACAAGCTTGTTTCTCTGGTCGGCGATGCCGACACGATTACTCAGGAAGACGTGACTCGCGTGGTCGGCGGCTGGCGCGTGGAAACCACATGGCAAATGCTGGACGCAATTCGCGATGGCGATGTCGGCACTGCGCTCGTCGATTTGAACAAGCTGATCATGGCTGGCGACGCGCCTCAGAAAATTCTGGGCGGCCTGACATTCACTTTCCGAAAGCTGGCCGAAGCCACTGAGTTCGCTCGGCAAACTCGCGACCTGTCCGGTGCTCTGCGTTCTGCCGGAGTGTTTCCGCAGGCAATAGGCCCGTCAGAAAAGTACCTGAAGCGTATTGGCTTCGACAAAGCCAGCCGCATCTTTCAGTTGCTGATCGAAGCAGACGCCAACATGAAAGGTGGAAGCCGAGTCGATCCGAAACGGCAGCTGGAAGTCCTGTTCCTGAACCTGGCGAATGCGTGACGGCGTCGTTCATTTGCAGGTGGCAAGCTTTGCCGTATCTAAGCTTCCTCCAGCTGCAGCCGCCTACCCGCATCCGCGACCAACGGGAGCACCGCCGGCGCCTAAGCCATCCACCGTCATCGGCTCCCCATGCCAATCGCCTGCCGGGGCCTCCCGGCGCATAAAGAAAGCACTCCGAAGGTTGGACCTTCGGAGTGCCTTGATTCTTTTCGCTTAGCGATCGATCGCCGCCCGAACTAAGGGCGAGATCAGTCGGTCAGAGAACTAGTTGCAGCATGCGTTACAGCCGTTGCTGCCGCATCCGCTGCTGACTGCACCGCCACAAGCTGGTCGCCAGACCTGTGAAGTCACAGTCTGAGGAAC
This DNA window, taken from Fuerstiella marisgermanici, encodes the following:
- the holA gene encoding DNA polymerase III subunit delta, which gives rise to MHATDFLAKHKTLPDKPVVVLYGSERFLKLQVLNIVPGCGDDDDEEDVALTRVAGKDADLRSVCDELLTVSMFGDKRVVLIEEADDFVSKNRPGLEKYVANPSQSSLLVLDVKSWPKNTKLAKATAKVGLNLECSELKGAALAKWLVKTALDVHGKKIDGPTAALVVQLAGDSLGLLQQELNKLVSLVGDADTITQEDVTRVVGGWRVETTWQMLDAIRDGDVGTALVDLNKLIMAGDAPQKILGGLTFTFRKLAEATEFARQTRDLSGALRSAGVFPQAIGPSEKYLKRIGFDKASRIFQLLIEADANMKGGSRVDPKRQLEVLFLNLANA